Genomic window (Streptomyces sp. RerS4):
CGGCGCCCGCATCTACCGCACCGGCGACCTCGCCCGGGTCCTGCCCGACGGCAATCTGGACTTCGTCGCCCGCGTCGACCACCAGGTCAAGCTGCGCGGCTACCGCATCGAACTCGGCGAGATCGAGTCCGCCCTCACCGACCGCCCCGCGATCGCCGAGGCCGTCGCCCTGGTCCGCGAGGACACCCCCGGCGACAAGCAGCTCGTCGCCTACGTCGTCCCCGCCCCCGGCGCCCCCGAGGCGGAACTCGCCCCGGCCGCCCTGCGCGACGCGCTCGGCGAGGCCCTGCCCGCCTACATGATCCCCTCCGCCTACCTGACCCTGGACGCGCTCCCGCTCACCGCCAACGGCAAGCTCGACCGGCGGGCCCTGCCCGCCCCCGGTCGCGCGGCCACCACCGTCGGCGAGCACGTCGAGGCCCGCGACGCCGCCGAGGCCTCCATCGCCGCCGTCTGGGCGAAGGTCCTCGGCCTGGAGACGGTCGGCGTCCACGACAACTACTTCGACCTCGGCGGGGACTCCATCCGCGCCGTCACCCTCGTCGGCGCGCTGCGCGAGGCCGGCTGGGAGACCACCGTCCGCGACGTCTTCGAGCACCGCACCGTCGCCCGGCTCCGCGCCGCCCTCGCCGACCAGGTCGGCGACGGCGCCGCCGAACGGACCGACGGACCCGTCGCGCCCTTCGCCTTGATCTCCGAGGAAGACCGGGCCGCCCTGCCGGCGGACGTCACCGACGCCTACCCCGTCTCCCGGATCCAGGCGGGCATGCTCGTCGAGATGCACGGCCGCAGCGGCGAGAACCGCTACCACAACATCACCTCCTTCCGGATCCGCGACGAACTCCCCTTCGACCCCGAGGCGTTCCAGCGGGCGGCCGACCTGATCGTCGAGCGGCACGAGGTCATGCGGACGTCGTTCGCCCTCACCGGCTACGGCGAGCCCCTCCAGCTGGTGCACGCCGTCGGTACCGTGTCGATGCCGTGCCTCTTCGAGGACCTGCGCGGGCTGCCGCGCGAGGACCGCGAGTCCGCGCTGTGGTCCTTCGCCGACCGCGACCGCGAGGACCTCTTCGACCTCGCCGTCGCCCCGCTCATGCGGATGGCCGTCCACCTCGTCGACGACGAGAGCTGGTGGCTGTCCATCACCGAGTGCCACCCCGTCATCGAGGGCTGGAGCTACCACTCCCAGCTCATGGAGATGCTCCGCGCCTACCGGGCGATCCGCACCGGCGGCGAACCCGACCCGGCCCCACCCGCGCCGGCCGTCCGCTACGCCGACTTCATCGCCGGCGAGCTGCGCTCCCTGCAGTCCCCCGAGGACCGCGACTACTGGCGCGAACTGGTCGACGGGCACGAGAAGTTCACGATCCCGACCGGCTGGGCGGGCGACCCCCGCGCCGCCGACGAGCGCTACCGGATGGACATCGAGCTCGGCGAGCTGGAGCCGGGCCTGCGCGCCCTGGCCTCGGCCGCGCAGGTCCCGTACAAGAGCGTCCTGCACGCGGCGCACAGCAAGGTCCTGTCGCTGCTCACCCGGGCCGGGAACTTCCGCGGCGGCATGGTCGCCGACGCCCGCCCCGAGGAGGCCGGCGCCGAGCGGGTCTCCGGCATGTACCTCAACTCGGTGCCCTTCCCCTACCGCAAGGGCGCCGCGACCTGGGGCGAGCTCGCCCAGGAGGTCTTCGCCCGCGAGGTCGAGCTGTGGCCGCACCGCCGCTACCCGATGCCCGCCATGCGTGCGGCCGGCGGCGAGAGCCACCTCATCGACGTCCTCTTCCACTACCTCGACTTCCACCAGGTCGACGTGGAACTCATCGACATCATGGCCAGCCGCGACGACAGCCCCAACGAGTTCCCGCTCGTCGTCGGCACCCCCGTACGCGGCCGGCTGTCGATCGCCTCCCGCACCCGGACCCTGGCCAAGGCCCACGCCGAACGGCTCGCCGCCCTCTACAAGGCCGTGCTCACCGACATGGCCCGCACCGGGGCCGACGGCGACGCCACCACCGGCTTCCCCACCCCGCAGGAGCACTACCGCCTCACCGCGCCCGCCCTGCCCCACCCCGAGACCCCGCGCGACACGCTCGCCGGTTTCGAGGCGCAGGCCGCCCGGACCCCCTGGGCCACCGCCCTGACCGGCGCGGGCACCGGCGCCGACGGCACCTCCTACGCCGCCCTGGACCGGCGGGCCAACCGCATCGCCCGCCGGCTGCGCGCCCTCGGCGCCGGCCCCGAGACCCGGGTCGCCGTCCTCCTGGACCGCGGACCGGAACTCGTCGCCGCCCTGCTCGGCGTGTGGAAGGCGGGCGCCGCCCAGGTGCCCGTCGACCCCTGCACCCCGGACGCCCGGGTGGCCGCCCTCGGCTTCGACCTCGCGCTCACGCGGGAGGCGTACGCCGACCGGTTCGCCGCGCGGCTCGCCGGGCGGATCCTGACCGTCGAGGAGGTGGGCGAGGAGACCGACGCGAGCCCGCTGGGCCTGACCCTGGACCCCGACCGGCTCGCGTACGTCCTGCACACCTCCGGCTCCACCGGCACCCCCAAGGGCGTCGAGATCAGTCACCGCTCCCTCGCCCACTACCTCGACTGGGCCGTACGGGCCTACGCCGAGGCCGGCTCCGGCGGCGCGCCGTGGTTCACCTCGGTCGGCTTCGACCTGGGCATGCCCGCCCTGTACGCGCCGCTGCTGACCGGACAGCCGGTGCGGCTGCTGCCGCAGAACTGGCAGCCCGAGGAGTTCGGTCCGCTGCTGATGGCCGGGGCACCGTACTCCTTCGTCGGCCTGACCCCCGGCCACCTCCAACTCCTCGAAGCGCAGCTCGACGACCGCGAGCTCGGCGGCCTCGCCGGGATCGCCGTCTGCGCCGGCGACGCCTACCCCACCGCCCAGGCCGAACGGGTCACCGCCCGCATCGCCGCCGGCGGCGGCCGGATGCTGCTCGGCGCCGAGTACGGGCCCACCGAGGCCACCGTCGCCGCCACCTTCGGGCACGTGCGGCCCAACTCCCGGCGCACCCTCGTCCCCCTCGGCTCGAACCTGCCCGGGGCCCTGCTGCGGATCCTCGACGACCGGCTGCGCCCGGTGCCCGACGGGATCACCGGCGAGCTGTGGCTCGGCGGCGAGGGGCTGGCCCGCGGCTACGCCGGGGCGCCCGCCCTGACCGCCGAATCGTTCCTGCCGGACCCGTACGGCCTGCCCGGCACCCGCCTCTACCGCACCGGCGACCTGGCGCGGATGCTGCCCGGCGGCGTCCTGGAGTTCACCGGCCGCGCCGACGAGCAGGTCAAGATCCGCGGCCACCGCGTCGAACCCGGCGAGGCCGAGGCCGCCCTGGTCGCCGACCCGGCCGTCCGCGAGGCGCTCGTGACGCCGGTGGACGCGGCCGACGGAGGCAAGCGGCTCGCCGCCTGGGTGGTGCCCGTCGACGGGTGCTCCGTCGAGGTTCCCGCCCTGCGCGAGCGGCTGCGGTCCGTCCTGCCCGCCGCCGCCATCCCCGCCGCCGTCACCGTCGTCGCCCGCCTGCCGCTCACCGCGAACGGCAAGCGCGACAAGGCCGCGCTCGCCTCCCGCGAGGCCACCGCGACCCCGCTCCCGTACACCGCGCCGCGCACCGACCTGGAGAAGGTGCTCGCCGAGGTCTGGTCCGAGGTCCTCGGCCTCGAACGGGTCGGCGTCCACGACGACTTCCGCGACCTCGGCGGCGACTCGCTGCTCGTGGCCCCGCTGCTCGTCACCGCCCGCCGACACGGGCTCACGCTCGACCTCGCCACCGCCCTGCGCCACCACACGGTCGCCCGCACCGCGGCGGCGCTCGAAGCACGCGAAGTACTCGAAGCACGCCAAACACTCGAAGGCCGCCAGACCACCGCGCCCGAAGCCGGCGCCGACCACCCCGAGAAGGGCTGATCCGATGGACCCGCACACCGCCGAACGGCCGGGCCGCCGCCCCGCCGCCCGCCACCTGATCTCCATCGACGACCTCACCGACCGGGACCTGCGACGGATCGTCGCCCGCGGCGCCGCGTTCTCGGCGGGCACCGTCACCCACTCCCGCGCGTTGGACGGGCTGGTCGCCGGCATCTACTTCGCCAAGACCTCCACCCGGACCCGTACCGCCTTCTCCTCCGGGGCGCTGCGCGTCGGCGCGAGGATCGTCGCCTACGGTCCCGGCGACCTCCAGCTGAACACCGGGGAGTCCGTCGAGGACACCGGACGGGTGCTCTCCGGAATGCTCGACGTCCTCGTCGCCCGCACCGCCGGACCCGAGGCCGAGCTGCGCGGCTGGGCCTCCCAGGACCGGATGGCCGTCGTCAACGCGATGAGCGCCGAGGAACACCCCACCCAGGCCCTCACCGACCTCACCACCCTCCTGCGCCACTTCGGCCACGTCGAGGGCCTGCGGGTCCTGTACGTCGGCGAGGGCAACAACACCGCCGCCGCCCTCGCCCTGGCCCTGACCCGCTACGCCGGAGTCCACTTCGAGCTGCGCACCCCGCCCGGCTACGGGCTGCTGCCCTCCATCCTGCGGCGCGCCCGTGCCCAGGCCGAGCGCACCGGCGCCGTCCTCGTCGAGCGGCACGACATGGACGTGCTGCCCGAGGGGTTCGACGTGATCTACACGACCCGCTGGCAGACCACGGGCACCGAGAAGCCGGACGCGAACTGGCGTGAGATCTTCGCCCCGTTCCAGGTCACCTCCGCGCTGTGGGAGACGAGTCCGCGCGCCGTCTTCATGCACGACCTGCCCGCCCACCGGGGCGAGGAGGTCACCGCGGAGGTGCTGGACGGGCCGACGAGCATCGCCTTCGCCCAGGCCACCAACAAGATGCACAGCGCCATGGCGGTGTTGGAGTACACCCACTCCGGCACGGGCGACGCGACCGACCCGTCGGCGTACGCCGACGCCACGCACCTCGCGTCGGCCGTACGGTGACCCCGCCGCCGAAGACGGTCACGGACCCGGCGGCCTTGCCCTGGCACCTCGCGGAGGACGAGGCGCGCGGCGCGGAGCCCGCCGGCCCGGCCGCCGCGCCGCCCGCCGACCCGGCCGCTGTGGCGGTCCCGGCGGTCCCGGCCGCCGCAGCCGTGACACGAGCCGACGCGACGGCCGACGCCGAAGCCGCCGACCAGCCCCTCCCGCTGCGCCGCAACCGCGACTTCGGGCTGCTGTGGGGCGGCGCCGGACTGTCGCTGCTCGCCGGACGGGCCACCGCCGTCGCCTACCCCCTCACCGTCCTGTGGTTCACCGGCTCACCCGGCGACGCCGGCCTGGTCGGCACCGCCCTCCTCCTGCCGCAGCTGCTCGTCCAACTGCCCGGCGGCGCCCTCGTGGACCGCTGGGACCGGCGCCGGATCATGCTCGGCGCCGGCCTCGGTCAGGCGCTCGTCGCCGGAGCCGTCGCCGCGCTGCTGCTCAGCGGCCACGTCTGGCTCTGGGCGCTGCTGCTCGCCGCCTTCGTCGAGGGCACCCTCGGCGTCCTGCACCAGCTGGCCGAGCGGGCGGCGGTGCCCGCGGTGGTCCCCGTGGAGCAACTGCCCGCCGCCCTCACCGGCAACGAGGCCCGCACGCGCGGCGCCGCCATCGCCGGGCAACCGCTCGGCAGCGGACTCGTCGCCCTGGGCGCGTCCTTCCCGTACGTGGCCGCCCTGGTCGGCCAACTCGCCTCGGTGGTCCTGCTGTTCGGGGTCAAGGGCAAGCTCCAGTCCGAACGCACCGGGCCCCGCCCGAACCTGCGCCAGGAGGTCAAGGAGGGGCTCGTCTGGATGTGGCGCCAGCACTTCCTGCGGGCCGTCATGGCCGCCGTCGCCGTCTCCAACGTGCTCTTCCAGGGCCTCAACCTCGCCGTCATGACCGGCATCCAGGAGAACCACGGCTCACAGTTCCAGATCGGCGTGGTCCTCTCGCTCAGCGGGGCCGGCGGGCTCGTCGGCGCCATCAGCGGAGGCTGGTGGGCCACCCGGTTCTCGCTGCGCACCCTGGTCCTCGGCGGCCTCGTCGTGTGGACCGCGCTCATGGTCCCCGTCGCGTTCCTGCGCGACCCGTACGCCCTCGGCGCGCTCTTCGCCGCCAGTGGCTACGTCGGCGGCGTGTTCAACGTCGCCGGCGGGGTCTTCATGGTCCGCGTCGCCCCCGACCGGATGCGGGGGAGGGCCAACTCCCTCGCCATGCTGGTCGGTTCGGGAGCCATGGCCGCCGGTCCGGTGGCCGCCGGCTTCGCCCTGGAGGCGTTCGGAGCCACCCGTACCGTCCTCGGCCTGAGCGCCGCCATGGGCCTGACCGCCCTCGTCGCGCTGCTCTCGCCCGCCCTGCGTCGCAACCCGCTCGACGAGAAGGCCGTAGAGGCCTCCTGAAGGCTCCGG
Coding sequences:
- a CDS encoding MFS transporter, with amino-acid sequence MTPPPKTVTDPAALPWHLAEDEARGAEPAGPAAAPPADPAAVAVPAVPAAAAVTRADATADAEAADQPLPLRRNRDFGLLWGGAGLSLLAGRATAVAYPLTVLWFTGSPGDAGLVGTALLLPQLLVQLPGGALVDRWDRRRIMLGAGLGQALVAGAVAALLLSGHVWLWALLLAAFVEGTLGVLHQLAERAAVPAVVPVEQLPAALTGNEARTRGAAIAGQPLGSGLVALGASFPYVAALVGQLASVVLLFGVKGKLQSERTGPRPNLRQEVKEGLVWMWRQHFLRAVMAAVAVSNVLFQGLNLAVMTGIQENHGSQFQIGVVLSLSGAGGLVGAISGGWWATRFSLRTLVLGGLVVWTALMVPVAFLRDPYALGALFAASGYVGGVFNVAGGVFMVRVAPDRMRGRANSLAMLVGSGAMAAGPVAAGFALEAFGATRTVLGLSAAMGLTALVALLSPALRRNPLDEKAVEAS
- a CDS encoding non-ribosomal peptide synthetase produces the protein MTAPTAPTQEELRAELLRRRLAGRAGRGEGRAPARTGIPRADRGAPLALSAGQRQLWFLHQLDPDSPEYLLPLAHRLRGTLDERALRRSFDALAARHEILRTRYVIDGAEPRQVIDPAGPVDYAVSEITGVAEADRDAAATAFAQARAGEVFDLATQAPLRVRLLRLAADDHVLVVVMHHIACDALTRPLLLADLAACYRAAGAVTGPLDGVLPEPPVQYADYAAWLNARQSGPAAEAALDWWRGRLAGIEPLGLPTDRPRPSVRGWAGAVTEFDVPAADARRLRALAEQEGATLFMVLLSAYQALLGRYTGKQDVAVGTAVSGRTRPELRQMAGYAYNSLVLRGRWQGDPGFRELLAGNRSCVLDAFDHQDTPFDRIADELEPQRDLSTTPLFQVMFDLASGQGSDSPDLPGLTVTPVAAQGRIARFDLTMHLAERPDGSLHGALEYATDLFEAATAERIAGHYAALLTAVADDPDAPLSTLDFLGAAERALLLDGPAEPVGAPVDQAALRPVFETIAEQIAATPDAVAVRHADGDLTYAELDARADRFARRLLQLGVRPDETVGVLLDRGPDLVAALLGIWRAAAAYVPIDPGYPDERIAFMLGDTGTRLVVTQSRHADRFDDAELVVIDDPAERTALATAEAELPTAFDLDQLAYVIYTSGSTGRPKGVLIGHRGLANYLTWTVGAYATAGAGGAPLFSSVAFDLGVPDLYAPLMTGQAVHLLPQDLDTADLGALLAEGGPYAFIKLTPGHLDLLAQQLTDEQVRDLAGLVIAAGDSFTHRLAERWAAAAGPDGTRLAAEYGPTEITVGNSAYFLAPDGAPDGPTATGSLTTGSLTPELVSIGRAIPHTTMYVLDERLRPLPVGVPGEVWIGGIGLARGYAGRPDLTAERFLPDPYGAPGARIYRTGDLARVLPDGNLDFVARVDHQVKLRGYRIELGEIESALTDRPAIAEAVALVREDTPGDKQLVAYVVPAPGAPEAELAPAALRDALGEALPAYMIPSAYLTLDALPLTANGKLDRRALPAPGRAATTVGEHVEARDAAEASIAAVWAKVLGLETVGVHDNYFDLGGDSIRAVTLVGALREAGWETTVRDVFEHRTVARLRAALADQVGDGAAERTDGPVAPFALISEEDRAALPADVTDAYPVSRIQAGMLVEMHGRSGENRYHNITSFRIRDELPFDPEAFQRAADLIVERHEVMRTSFALTGYGEPLQLVHAVGTVSMPCLFEDLRGLPREDRESALWSFADRDREDLFDLAVAPLMRMAVHLVDDESWWLSITECHPVIEGWSYHSQLMEMLRAYRAIRTGGEPDPAPPAPAVRYADFIAGELRSLQSPEDRDYWRELVDGHEKFTIPTGWAGDPRAADERYRMDIELGELEPGLRALASAAQVPYKSVLHAAHSKVLSLLTRAGNFRGGMVADARPEEAGAERVSGMYLNSVPFPYRKGAATWGELAQEVFAREVELWPHRRYPMPAMRAAGGESHLIDVLFHYLDFHQVDVELIDIMASRDDSPNEFPLVVGTPVRGRLSIASRTRTLAKAHAERLAALYKAVLTDMARTGADGDATTGFPTPQEHYRLTAPALPHPETPRDTLAGFEAQAARTPWATALTGAGTGADGTSYAALDRRANRIARRLRALGAGPETRVAVLLDRGPELVAALLGVWKAGAAQVPVDPCTPDARVAALGFDLALTREAYADRFAARLAGRILTVEEVGEETDASPLGLTLDPDRLAYVLHTSGSTGTPKGVEISHRSLAHYLDWAVRAYAEAGSGGAPWFTSVGFDLGMPALYAPLLTGQPVRLLPQNWQPEEFGPLLMAGAPYSFVGLTPGHLQLLEAQLDDRELGGLAGIAVCAGDAYPTAQAERVTARIAAGGGRMLLGAEYGPTEATVAATFGHVRPNSRRTLVPLGSNLPGALLRILDDRLRPVPDGITGELWLGGEGLARGYAGAPALTAESFLPDPYGLPGTRLYRTGDLARMLPGGVLEFTGRADEQVKIRGHRVEPGEAEAALVADPAVREALVTPVDAADGGKRLAAWVVPVDGCSVEVPALRERLRSVLPAAAIPAAVTVVARLPLTANGKRDKAALASREATATPLPYTAPRTDLEKVLAEVWSEVLGLERVGVHDDFRDLGGDSLLVAPLLVTARRHGLTLDLATALRHHTVARTAAALEAREVLEARQTLEGRQTTAPEAGADHPEKG
- a CDS encoding ornithine carbamoyltransferase gives rise to the protein MDPHTAERPGRRPAARHLISIDDLTDRDLRRIVARGAAFSAGTVTHSRALDGLVAGIYFAKTSTRTRTAFSSGALRVGARIVAYGPGDLQLNTGESVEDTGRVLSGMLDVLVARTAGPEAELRGWASQDRMAVVNAMSAEEHPTQALTDLTTLLRHFGHVEGLRVLYVGEGNNTAAALALALTRYAGVHFELRTPPGYGLLPSILRRARAQAERTGAVLVERHDMDVLPEGFDVIYTTRWQTTGTEKPDANWREIFAPFQVTSALWETSPRAVFMHDLPAHRGEEVTAEVLDGPTSIAFAQATNKMHSAMAVLEYTHSGTGDATDPSAYADATHLASAVR